A segment of the Zingiber officinale cultivar Zhangliang chromosome 8B, Zo_v1.1, whole genome shotgun sequence genome:
gctccaaatttgataaaatagtttcattcgatataagaaaaaaaacttaCACATTCCAAAGATTCCAAAGattatactaaaaaaaaattaaaaaatatatattaattcctTATTCGGGTTTCGGGCGGGTTATTCGGATGGGGAGTTAAATCCAAAACCAAACCATTAACCCAATTAACATTTCGGGTCAATTCATTCAACCGACTTGAATTTCATTTAACCAAACCAAATAACCCGAATGTTATTTGGATCGGGCGAGTTAATGGATTGATCCAAATAATGAACACCCCTATGTGGGGGTGttttgccaaagtgttggtgcctaaTCCGAaaagattaagataggaccaaagactgtcgATTGCATATTCATTGAATATACACAGAACAGTAGTGCgtatcgattttgtgtgtataagtcacacataccggagatacacaagaactcgataatcgaattgAGAAATGCCTCTTTCTTTGAGCATGTGTTTTCGTATAAGACCCGTGAGGATGTTAGCTTCTCATACGGGCATATAAAACACAAGATGAAGACAATGATGAGCAACCTGTAGAGGTTGAGCCTAGACAGAGCAAAAGAGCTcaagtagaaaaatcctatggatcagattttatcacttttatgttggagagtgagccccgaagttacttaGAAGCTgtaagctcttctgatggacctcactggagagaaacaattacatctgagatagaatttatcttgtaaaatcacacttgggaacttatggatcttcctctgggaagtaaaccactaggttgtaagtggattttcaagaagaaaatgaagtcagatggcacgattgataagtataaggccagattggtaatcaaaggataccgacaacgagaaggcatcGATTGCTTTGATATGTATtctccggtgtcgagaataacttccattagagtattgttggttattgtcgctctatggaatctcgaaatacatcagatggatgtaaagactgtctttctaaatggagatttagaagaggaaatctacatgggaGCAACCTAAGGGGTTTTCTGTGTCAGGATAGAAAAACAAggtatgtagattggtgaagtcattatatggcttgaaacaagcaccgaagcagtgacatgagaaatttgataatgtcatgaatgATTATGGATTCAGGattaatgaatatgataaatgtgtttacatgaaagtcacagagagtgactatgtcatcttgtgcctctatgtagacgatatatttatcattgagagtaatgataagataatcaaatccactaaagatatgttgaactctaaatttgacatgaaagacatgagcctagcatgatgtgattctaggaatcaaaattcttagaacaatagAATGACTTATTCTTAGTTAGTCCCATTACGTGGccaaaattcttgagaaattcaccaagggtgatactgcgttagCATGAacaccgatagatacgagtcaacatctatcaaaaatcaaggtgaaagtatctcagctagagtactctcgagtgattgaaaTTCTAATATACttaatgagttgtacacgaccagacttacagcaagtaaactgagtagatacacgagtaatcatGGTGTtaagcactggaaagggataacaagaatactaaggtacttaaggtatactcgtgaatatggtctgtactatacgagatatcctactttgatcgaaggatacagcgatgcaagttggatatctgacataaaagactctaagtctacgagtggatatgtattcactctgggAGGTGTAGCCATTTcctagaaatcttctaagcaaactgtaataaccagatccatgatggaatctgagtttgtagctcttgacaaatgtggtgaaaagGCTGAATGGTTacgataattcttagaagatattccatgaTGACAGAAACATGTGCAGACAATTTGCATACATTACGACAGTCAATCAACGATTGGTCGGGCAtagagtcatctgtataatgttaagtctagacatatacgtcatagacataataccattagacaaccaCTCTCAacaggagttatcactgttgattaTGTgaggtcaaaggataacctagcggatccacTAACTAAagagttaaatcgagagttagttgtaagctcatcacgaggaattggcttgatgtcgttgtcagcaatcagtgcagaggacacccaacctatgctgactggagatcccaagaactaggttcacaGGGACAACTAATATGCACTAACTAGACACATTGTGAGGGATATCCCAATAAAATAGTGACTAGACTCGGGTAAGCCGAtgagcttttaatgatcaagaaaagTATATaacaactcttgagggatcacctatgtgagaaagaagtggggtctcttcgaagagaattggaggcacaattcttagagcttttgatagaaccaggcgtgttcatggccaagaatgaaCACAGTCATGAGAAccgagttgtatcagggagagtcttgggtgagatttgtcactacctacacagacgacagtatagttcaaggacatcgtgtctactatcaacCAGTAAGCAACCAATCTTCACAATGGAAGgctcaaagggtaaaacctacctatcatatacttgactcaactgttaAATGTTATtacataccctatctccattcacgTGGGGAATtgttggatataagtgatgtgaatagagaagaagtggaagaggaaagatgctccattgtgaatgagacttttatcccacattgggagtttcatggcatgttggttggtttatattgattcacatgcattgaggatgtgaacaaatgcatagggagagactctctctcacacgTGGGTGCGCAAGGGGTGCAAATCCCGAGCTCGGATTTGcattgaaccatgttgacttGTGTGCGGGCACGACCTGCACGCATCGAATGCCGGACCAATCAAGGCAAAATTTgttcaagtggaacaaccaacattttgccacgtaaatCTTTTGCTGCtgtgtaacagatgcattaaattCTAGATTAATACAGAATCAAAACGATCGGCGTTTCACTGCTCAgcgagtaatggtcattaatcgaccattaatgttaccgttgatctgagctcctatacaAGGAGGTTGTGATCACAGGCAGAAAAGACACAAAGAAAGTAGCAGAAGCTCTCCACTAGTgttccctcctcctctgtcgtgcaactcctacTCGGTGGAGTGCCCGTAATAGCAATCAGGTGTCACTCAGTTTGCCGTGCCCGCTAGTATTTGGTGGAACTACGGTCAACCGTTGTAACCTGGGAAACGGACGACCCGAGTAAGCCTTGAAGCACAGTCGaaggtgggacgaatctgtttcaaggaaactgcgtcagTCGCATGCCTCGGTCAATTCTCCCGGTCGGTCTCTTTATCTGCCTGTTCGGCCTCTTCGTCTGCCCGGTATGGCGAGGTCTGTCTGCCTCTCGCCAGACCTGCCTGTCTCTCGCCAGACCTGCCTGTCTACTCACCTCACCTGGTCGGCCAGTCTGTTCCCTTGACCTGTCTGCTCTCCCGGCCGGCTAGTCTGCCAGCCCGACCTACCTATTCGCCCAGCCTGTCTGCCCACCTGGTTGGTCTTACTCCCGGTCAGCCTTTCTATCCGATCGACCTTACTGCCCGCCCGACCGTACTGCTCGGTTGGTCTCTTTGGTTGGACGACTGCTTTTTCCGATCGGACTCTGTGCTCTCGACTGCTCGGCTCGGCAACACAGCCCTGCTGTTCAACAAATCTGCCAGCTCAACGTCTGAGTCCGATTTGCTGCTCTTCGACACATAGTAGAAACCAATCCCTGCTGGcaacctgagattatctgctcaggtcatctctattgtaagttgaatttaaattttgtgtaattttaaatttagctaagtcccTAAAATCTCCGATAACATATTGTATTTCCAACAAGTGGGGGCACATGGCACTCTGTAACGGGGAGCACTAATAAGGTGTAATTAAAAAGCATGGGCGGTATGCTCAACATTAATGATCAGAAATTTGCACAGTCTTCAAGAAATCAAAATGATGTCTACAACCATTACGAGGGACTCTCCCGCCGAAGGAAGCTGAGGGAAGTTAAAAAATCGCTAATTGTTGCCCATGAGCATCCCGTGCGGACAATGCAGATTAAGAAGCGACCAAGCGAAGACATAGTTATAGAGTGGCTCACTGAAGATTAACCATTTTGTCTTATAGCCGAGCGACAGCTCTAAACCCATGGCAGAAAGTAGTTACAGTATTTATCACAGCTGAGCAGCGGCTAAATCCGAGTAAAGTcgaacggcgactataaactttTGATCAACGAAGTTATGAGCCGAGCGGTGGGTCTAGAATCGAGAATGTCTTATCAGGCGGAAAGACTGTTGAAGACACTGCTTGTCCAGTCAGTTAGACTTACAGTCTCCTTCGATTATATttgaggggaaggcttgtgaCGCAGTGGTAAAAGGAGTCCACCAAGGACAAGTCAAAAGTGGGAATCGGACCAAATGTCCGGTCTTATGAGGAACAACCTACCATCCGAGTGATCGTGGAGAAGAACAACCTAGAGCGATCGGGCGGGGGAGCCTGACGGAGCAACTCCCCCGCTTGGCCAAACAGTGAGACTCCTTGCTTAGCTCATCGTATCCTTCTGGGAGTTGGTGCTGCTAATAACATAGCATAGTCAATAGacaaatcgtacgacggaagcttccactgtcatatcagggatttgcatgccctgttaaggaaTAGTGTCATAGACACTTTTCTGACTTGTCTTTTTATAAGAAAAATGGGGAAACATATACGCGCTTTAAGAAGTGTGTACGTATGATACAGGACCACTATATAAAGGGAGGTTCATGTACCGGAGGAGGTATGTGTTATTTGTGATCATGTTCTTATTGCTACAGTTTCTACTATTCTTCTACTGTTCTGATGATTGATTTAAACATCGGAGGGATAATATCGGGATCCCTTCCATAATCCGATATTGACGTTATTGGTTTTATAAGATAAAACGGAGTTTTCACATGTTTTGTTTAAGCGCAGAGTCACATTCCCCACCGCTGTGTTCAGTGTTTTCAGATGACGCTGAAACAATTGCAAAAATAAAGATAACAAGCTATGAACTCAAGATAgtttcataaataaaaaatatactgaTATGGGATATAGCCGCCCTTTTGATAACAAATCAAGAAAAGATGGCGTTTgacaatttcaaaaaaaaaacgaaGCATCTTTTTATTTTCCCCTAGTTTTATCCTTCATAAATAAAATTGTTTATTCTTCAAGTTGTTGTATGTGACATGGAGGGACGCCGTCCTGACTCTGAGCGGGCGGCCGCTCGCGCTCAGCATCGTGAGTACGTACAAATAAATCCTTTAATTAAttacctttttttttaattttttttcctggcAGATCTCCTTGACACGCGGGCAGATCTCCTTGACAGTTGACATGCCGACAAATCTCCAGATTGATTCCTTAACAAGTTGTCAAACAAAAGCATCCATACAAGACCACAACCCGTGTAAATGGcccagaagaagaaggaggaagttcCAAGCAACTACTCTGTTCTCGCACGTATAAACCAGCAGGCTTCATCCGTCGAGGTGGTGCTCGCAGAATGGACCGCTCCCCACCGACGACCCAGAATTCTACACTCGGCGATGGATTCCACGCCGCCGCCCAGCGCTCTTAGCTTCCACAACTCAATCCCGGTACGCAATCACTTCCTCAAGGAATTTCACTTGAATTCTTCCTCTTCACTTTTTCCTTAAATAGAtcgttccttcttcttcttgttattttattatttttttttacatggaGGGACGTCATCGTCCAGTGGTGGCTCGTGAGTTTgttatgcttcttcttcttctggggtTGTCGGCTTCTGGATTTGGCGCTACTGCAGTttatggcggcggcggcggcgtggGGTTCGTGCGGAGGAACGGGACGCAGTTCGTGGTGGACGCCGCGGGCGGCGGCCGAAAGCCGCTGGAAGGGATTAACGGGTTCAACGCCTACTGGCTCATGTACAAAGCGTCGTTCCCGGAGGAGAGGTGGAAGGTTCGGGCGGCTTTCCGGGATGCCGCCGCGCACGGTCTGACCGTCGTCAGGACCTGGGCGTTCAGGGACGGCGGGTTCCGGCCGCTGCAGGCGTCGCCGGGCGTCTACAACGAGGACGTGTTTCAGGTAGATTCTGTCACGCGCAATCTAGCGATGCACATGACTCCTTCAACCGCCACGTGGATCACCAAGAGAATCCccgtttttttgttttttacattttcttccctctttatttcattttcttctcataATCTCGTCTTAACGTTTAGTGCTTAATTATAATTCATTAGGGTTTGGATTATGTGATATCGGAGGCCAACAAATATAAGATCCGTTTGATTTTGAGTTTGGTGAATAATTTCGACAGCTTCGGGGGAAGAAGGCAGTACATCGAATGGGCAAGAGAGGCAGGCCATTGCCTAAGCTCCGACGACGATTTCTACACCGGTAACATCACTAAAGATTACTACAAGAATCACGTCAAGGTATGATCATGATCTTACAGAGAGCTACTCTGATTTGTTTGCGATCTAATAAATTaatattgatatttttattattatttgtatgGATTAGGCAATTTTAACCAGAGTGAACATCATTAATGGTCTTTCTTATAAGGATGACCCCGCGATCTTTGCATGGGAGCTCATTAATGAGCCACGCTGTGTGAGTGACCTTTCTGGCATTACACTACAGGTATATTattaatcaaaggatgttgggtgGTTGTCGcgtgtgtttttttatttatcctGGTGACTGATGAGAAATTTCTGTAGGATCAGATCGGTCACTCTCAAGGATAGTCAATGAAACTAACTGGTATTAACATTTTTTTTCGAAGGGTTGGATAGAAGAGATGGCGGAGTATGTGAAATCCATCGACGACAATCACATGCTTGAGGTGGGTCTCGAGGGGTTCTACGGGCAGTCGACTCCAAATAGGAAAAAATTCAACCTCATCTACGATATGGGCACCGACTTCATCAGTAATAATCTAGTCAAGGGAATCGATTTCGCCACCGTCCATGTTTACCCCGATGAATGGTAAGCCATACAGGATAGACAAATTGAGGTGTATTTTAGTATTAATAAAAATTTCAGTGGTTATTTGGAAAAATTATCTGTTGTTTGATTTAAACCCTTGGAAGTTTTTAACAATGCAACAATGCCCTTGTAAAATGTGGGCGGCAGGATGCCGTGGTCGACGAACCAAACCCAGATGGCGTTTCTCGACGGCTGGCTCCGGTCCCACATCGCCGACGCCGACGCCGTCCTCTCGATGCCCCTCCTCGTCTCCGAGTTCGGCAAGAAGCACTCCCCCGCTAGTTCCTCGTCCAGCAACGGGCGGCGGCGCAGCCGGAGGAACGCCGTGGGCGACGAGCGACAGAGTGTGTACGCCTCCGTGTACGACGCCGTGTACGCCTCGGCGAGCGGCGGCGGATCATGCCGCGGCGGACTCTTCTGGCAGCTCCTGCTCGGGGAGGAGGCCATGGACGACATGAGGGACGGGTACGAGGTGGTCTTCTCGGAGAGCCCTTTCCTCGAACACCTCATCGACATGCAGTCCCGCCGGCTCAACAATCTAAGCGATTATCGTCCTTCGTTGATTGATAGCTATTGAATTGAATTGATATTTTTTTGCAGATTTAATTGGTTTTTGGGAATATTAATTGTGAAGATTTATTGTTTATCGATTATATATACCTGTAAAACCAACACAATAATGAGAGGTGTTTTTTTTGGATCTCTTTCTGAATATAAACAGAAGATTATACAACAATTTAtctactaaatttcaaaaaatatttaaaggaGGTATATGATCCAGCGGTAAAACGAGTGTACCAAAGACGAGTCAAAAGACGAGTCAAAAGTGAAAAATACGATTGACATGGAGGTTAAAGTTAAAGTGGTCAAAGGCAAAAAAATCGTCGGGTCAtcaaagttggccgagcgggtgACAACGAGCCGAGTGGCCTGAAGGCTCATCTGAGCAGATCGCTCATCCATCCGGGACTACTATATATAGAACATCAAATACTCACAACTGACCAAGTGAATGATAGTCCGACCAGATAGACAATGGACGACCTACTGAACCAAGCGACTACGGAGAAAAGCAGCCCTAAGCGACTGGGAGAAgaatcctggccgagcggctcccccGCTCGGCCCAACAATGGGACAACTCACCATATCCTTTTAGGAGTTAGTACTGCTAACAACAGGGCATGGTCAACAGACAAATTGTATGATGAAAACTTCTACTATCATGTCATGAATTTGCACGCCCCGTTAAGGAATGGTGTCAGAAACATTTTCCTGACATTTCCTTTCATGAGACAGTTGGGAAAATGTACACGTGCCTTGAGAAACATGCACGTATGCTACTGGAGCACTATATAGGGGATCTATGCACCAGTGGAGGTATGCATTAGTTGTACTTGAGCTTTCGTTGTTGTTACATTTCTCTATCGTCTTTCTACTATTctggtgactaacttgagcgtcgaagggccaacgTCGGGACCCCTTTCCTGGCCCGGTACTGACGTTCTTTGTATTGCAAAGTGGAGTGGAGTCTTCACACGGTCAACCGAGGAACCGCATCCCCAGCCAGCTGTCTTCACCGTttttagacaggatcatattagcaccgtctgtgggaacttaacTTGTACTCGAGACGTggagatggaagacgctggatggCTCACGACTGTGGCATTGAAAAAGGAGGAGTTGGACATGCTGATACAAGTCTGGGCGGCTAAGATGTTGGAGCAGCAACAGTAGGTGATGGCCGAGCACCAAGCAAATGAACCCACGGCGTCAACAGCAAGACAACAAGCTGACTACAGAGACTGAGCGAAAAATATATCCGTTCAGGGGCAAAATAAGAAGTCGATCGACACATATGGGGATACAAAAAATGCACTTATTCCCTTTTACCAAGTGTTGTTTCATACCCCTTCAGAGAATAAAAGTTGAGTAGCGGTTATTGACTCGAGAGTCGACGACAACTAAAGCCGAGTGGTGGCTATAAATATGGGAGTCGACGACAACTAAAGCCGAGCTGTGGCTATAAATATGGGAGTCAACGACAACTAAAGCCGAGCAGCGGCTATAAACTCGGGAGTCGACAACAACTAAAGCCAAGCGGCGGCTATAAACTCAGGAGTCAATGACAACTATAGCCGAGTGACGGCTATAAACACGAGAGCCGACAATAACTAAAactgagcgacgactataaacctggAGTCGACGACAACTAAAGCTGAGTGGCGGCTATAAACTCGGTAGTCGACTACAACTAAAGCTGAACAACGGCTATAAACTCGAGAGTCGACGATAACTAAAGCCaagtgacgactataaactcgAGAGTCGACAACAACTAAAGCCGAGTGGCGGCTATAAACTCAGGAGTCGACAACAActaaagtcgagcgacgactataaactcgaGAGTCTACATAATCTAAAGCCAAGTGATGACTATAAACTCGGGAGTCGACAACAACTAAAGTTGAGTGGCGGCTATAAACTTAGGAGTCGACGACAACTACTAAAGTCGAGAAGTGGCTATAAACCCAGGAGTCGACGACAACTAAAGCCGAGCGGCAGTTATAAACTCAGGAGTCGATGACAACTAAAGCCGAGCGGCGGCGATAAACTTGGAAGTTGACAACAACTAAAGctaagcgacgactataaactcgaGAGTATACGTAATCTAAagccgagcgacgactataaactcggGAGTCAACGACAACTAAAGCCTAGTGACGGCTATAAACTTGGGAGTCGACGACAACTAAAGCctagtgacgactataaacctaGGAGTCGACCGACGACTCTAAATCCTTGAGCAGTGAAGATTACAGTCAAGTGGCGATTATAAATCCTTGAGCAATGATTTTTAAAGccgagcggcggctataaactcGTGTAAAAGTAATAAAAGTTTAGCGACGACTCTAAACTCTTGTGCGTTATTATCAGAATGTCGAGCGGTGGCTATAAACCCGGGAGTTTACTAAAACAACAGTCGATCGATGACTATAAATCCTTGAACAGTGAAAATTACAGTCGagtagcgactataaacccttgagcaaTGATTCTTAAAGTTGAGCGGCGGCTATGAACTGGTGTGAAAGTAATAAAAGTCGAGCGGCGCCGACTCTAAACTATTATGCATCATTATCAGAAAGCCGAGCGGTGGTAATAAACCCAAGAGTCTACGAAAACAACAGTCGAGTGGTGGCTATAAACCCGAGAGTCAATGACAACAAAAGCTGAGTGGTGGCTATAAACTTGAGAGTTTACGAAAATAGTGTTCcaccgtgggtgttttgatgtgatcaaccaagttaggttaggttctgcttgttatttgatctctgtgtctaagtgtgcaggaacttaggagcgtaggaagtcgagcggaagacgcagctagcgagaaggacgacacgggaagggagccgacgggctaggtgcgtccgaaggacgagagagctgtggaagagtactccagtggacgagaagaacgtgtgcggcgttcgagggacgagaagccgggacggaagcctgctcaaggaaaaggccgagaattgggttcgagtgagccctattccggttggccgcaatcacctaagCTATCGGAGCATCATAAGCCAAAatgaagtcaaaaggagctagaaagctagctggaggcaccttcaactaagtgctgaaggcgcctatGCTGCCTGCAGGGTTGGAtgcgcctccatcaccttgaaggcgccacagacttgttaggatgtataataaaagtctagcttttggtatagacatttagtttgaaataagaatcacattggtaaaatatttacatttatatgctaaatgtaattatttatttaatttatattatagataacatagtgtgtggtgtcacacataaaagattatgttatcagttccttataaattataaacagtagctcacgatcaagatggataggaacaaaccattgaacagtcgtagtgtaatttggtattagtttatcttaactataaaattacactagtacactatgagtgtattgagtaggaccatttaaggtagtttctttttatactgactatataaaagaacatacctctattattatggaagtacatgctcttaatcctaaatattaaaacaagcacgtatatttagtatatatctctttaatttatcaataggtgagatttaattcaataaatcaagaggcccaataagttgggaaataataccatttatatggtgtgttgttgtttatagaaggaaactgcgtcctagtgatctaggttgatgatgtccccaagagaagctcataaagattgtcatgtaaaccctgcgggtggacttagtccgacatgacaataaagttgagtggtactactcttgaatctagatattaattaaatgagttgtcagtagctcatttagttaatggacatttgatatcttaaacatagggagattaatgtactcatagtaagaaggagcccataatgtaatttgggattggtccCAAACCCCCaatttgaatggtttaaaattatgttgtaattcataatatggcctgcgcgccattttaatgttgtgtgtgttgtatatgatatgcgaccagtgcgtcgtgcctcctttatttatgttcctgttgtaaatagactTTAGActagaatgtaactcgagtttcatatttgtaatgtacaaaatgaagcggtggaaggtccactcaagaaggagatACGAGCAGGATGTTGTTA
Coding sequences within it:
- the LOC122014414 gene encoding putative mannan endo-1,4-beta-mannosidase 9 isoform X1 codes for the protein MAQKKKEEVPSNYSVLARINQQASSVEVVLAEWTAPHRRPRILHSAMDSTPPPSALSFHNSIPGRHRPVVAREFVMLLLLLGLSASGFGATAVYGGGGGVGFVRRNGTQFVVDAAGGGRKPLEGINGFNAYWLMYKASFPEERWKVRAAFRDAAAHGLTVVRTWAFRDGGFRPLQASPGVYNEDVFQGLDYVISEANKYKIRLILSLVNNFDSFGGRRQYIEWAREAGHCLSSDDDFYTGNITKDYYKNHVKAILTRVNIINGLSYKDDPAIFAWELINEPRCVSDLSGITLQGWIEEMAEYVKSIDDNHMLEVGLEGFYGQSTPNRKKFNLIYDMGTDFISNNLVKGIDFATVHVYPDEWMPWSTNQTQMAFLDGWLRSHIADADAVLSMPLLVSEFGKKHSPASSSSSNGRRRSRRNAVGDERQSVYASVYDAVYASASGGGSCRGGLFWQLLLGEEAMDDMRDGYEVVFSESPFLEHLIDMQSRRLNNLSDYRPSLIDSY
- the LOC122014414 gene encoding putative mannan endo-1,4-beta-mannosidase 9 isoform X2; translation: MLLLLLGLSASGFGATAVYGGGGGVGFVRRNGTQFVVDAAGGGRKPLEGINGFNAYWLMYKASFPEERWKVRAAFRDAAAHGLTVVRTWAFRDGGFRPLQASPGVYNEDVFQGLDYVISEANKYKIRLILSLVNNFDSFGGRRQYIEWAREAGHCLSSDDDFYTGNITKDYYKNHVKAILTRVNIINGLSYKDDPAIFAWELINEPRCVSDLSGITLQGWIEEMAEYVKSIDDNHMLEVGLEGFYGQSTPNRKKFNLIYDMGTDFISNNLVKGIDFATVHVYPDEWMPWSTNQTQMAFLDGWLRSHIADADAVLSMPLLVSEFGKKHSPASSSSSNGRRRSRRNAVGDERQSVYASVYDAVYASASGGGSCRGGLFWQLLLGEEAMDDMRDGYEVVFSESPFLEHLIDMQSRRLNNLSDYRPSLIDSY